From Glycine max cultivar Williams 82 chromosome 11, Glycine_max_v4.0, whole genome shotgun sequence, the proteins below share one genomic window:
- the LOC100807692 gene encoding ABC transporter G family member 15 isoform X1, whose product MEIESSAAATDNNNWGGRGVEREMPYSGFDRGTFLAWQDLRVVIPNFGKGPTKRLLNGLNGYAEPGRIMAIMGPSGSGKSTLLDSLAGRLSKNVVMTGNVLLNGKKKGIGAGYGVVAYVTQEDVLLGTLTVKETISYSAHLRLPTSMSKEEVNSIIDGTIIEMGLQDCADRLIGNWHLRGISGGEKKRLSIALEILTRPRLLFLDEPTSGLDSASAFFVVQTLRNVARDGRTVISSIHQPSSEVFALFDDLFLLSGGETVYFGEAKSAIEVYKVFFAEAGFPCPRKRNPSDHFLRCINSDFDIVTATLKGSQRIHDVPNSADPFMNLATAEIKATLVEKYRRSTYARRAKNRIQELSTDEGLQPPTQHGSQASWWKQLLTLTKRSFVNMCRDVGYYWLRIIIYIIVSICVGTVYFDVGYSYTSILARGACGAFISGFMTFMSIGGFPSFIEEMKVFYRERLNGYYGVAAYILANFLSSFPFLVAIALTSSTITYNMVKFRPGISHFVFFFLNIYSCISVIESLMMVVASLVPNFLMGIITGAGIIGIMMMTSGFFRLLSDLPKPVWRYPISYISYGSWAIQGSYKNDLLGLEFDPLLPGDPKLSGEYVITHMLGIELNHSKWWDLAALFVILICYRLLFFTVLKFKERASPLFQTLYAKRTIQQLEKRPSFRKMPSFPSQRHQPLHSLSSQDGLDSPLH is encoded by the exons ATGGAGATAGAATCATCAGCAGCGGCCACCGATAACAACAATTGGGGTGGTCGTGGTGTTGAGAGAGAGATGCCATACAGTGGCTTTGACAGAGGAACCTTCTTGGCTTGGCAAGATCTGAGAGTGGTGATTCCTAACTTTGGAAAGGGACCAACCAAGAGGTTGCTTAATGGACTCAATGGCTATGCTGAGCCTGGTAGAATCATGGCTATTATGGGTCCTTCTGGCTCTGGAAAATCCACCCTTCTTGATtcacttgcag GTAGACTCTCAAAAAATGTGGTCATGACAGGAAATGTTCTTCTCAATGGGAAGAAAAAAGGCATAGGAGCCGGCTACGGTGTTGTT GCATACGTAACTCAAGAAGATGTGCTGCTTGGAACACTTACTGTGAAGGAGACCATATCCTACTCAGCCCATCTACGTCTTCCAACATCAATGAGCAAAGAAGAAGTTAACAGCATCATTGATGGAACAATCATAGAAATGGGTCTTCAAGACTGTGCTGATAGGTTAATTGGTAACTGGCACTTGAGAGGGATAAGTGGAGGGGAGAAGAAGAGACTTAGCATTGCACTTGAGATTCTTACAAGGCCTCGCTTACTGTTCCTTGATGAACCAACCAGTGGACTTGATAGTGCCTCTGCATTTTttgttgttcaaactcttagaAATGTTGCTCGTGATGGAAGGACTGTCATCTCTTCCATTCATCAACCAAGCAGTGAAGTCTTTGCACTCTTTGATGACCTCTTCTTACTATCTGGGGGCGAAACAGTTTATTTTGGAGAAGCAAAATCGGCAATTGAGGTATATAAAGTG tTTTTTGCTGAAGCTGGTTTCCCTTGTCCACGTAAAAGAAATCCTTCTGATCACTTCCTACGATGTATCAATTCTGATTTCGACATTGTAACAGCTACACTGAAGGGATCTCAAAGAATTCAT gATGTTCCAAATTCAGCAGATCCTTTCATGAATTTGGCTACAGCAGAGATTAAGGCAACACTAGTTGAGAAATATAGGCGTTCAACATATGCCAGAAGGGCAAAAAACAGAATTCAAGAACTGTCTACCGAT GAAGGGCTTCAACCTCCAACACAACATGGAAGTCAAGCTAGTTGGTGGAAGCAACTATTAACGTTGACAAAGAGATCATTTGTGAACATGTGTAGAGATGTGGGTTACTACTGGTTGAGGATCATAATTTACATCATTGTATCCATATGTGTGGGAACCGTTTATTTTGATGTTGGCTATAGCTACACTTCCATCCTGGCCCGTGGTGCCTGCGGTGCATTTATATCAGGATTTATGACATTCATGTCAATTGGTGGCTTTCCATCATTTATTGAAGAAATGAAG GTATTTTATCGAGAAAGGCTAAATGGATACTATGGAGTAGCAGCATATATTTTAGCCAACTTCCTTTCTTCATTCCCATTCTTGGTTGCAATTGCTCTGACATCTAGCACCATTACGTATAACATGGTGAAATTCAGGCCAGGAATCAGTCActttgtgtttttctttctcaacatcTACAGCTGCATCTCGGTAATAGAGAGCCTCATGATGGTTGTAGCTTCACTTGTTCCAAATTTCCTCATGGGAATAATTACAGGGGCTGGAATAATA GGAATCATGATGATGACCTCCGGATTCTTCAGGTTGCTCTCTGATCTTCCAAAGCCGGTTTGGCGCTACCCAATTTCATATATCAGTTATGGTTCTTGGGCAATccag GGTTCCTACAAGAATGACTTGCTTGGGCTTGAGTTTGATCCTCTGTTACCTGGTGACCCAAAATTGAGTGGAGAATACGTCATCACACACATGTTAGGCATTGAATTAAACCATTCCAAGTGGTGGGACTTAGCAGCTCTATTTGTGATTCTCATATGTTACAGACTTCTCTTCTTTACTGTTCTCAAGTTCAAGGAGAGAGCATCCCCATTGTTTCAGACACTCTATGCCAAGAGAACCATACAACAGCTTGAAAAAAGACCCTCTTTCAGGAAGATGCCATCTTTCCCTTCACAGAGGCATCAACCCCtccattcactttcttctcaaGATGGTCTTGATTCTCCACTCCACTAA
- the LOC100808749 gene encoding uncharacterized protein has product MVLPLFAAFILFFAFIPNGLLAVPSTVPAFLWSSHYELASENGLKESVNYQVISPKDLAKSVFSEAGWSNFLCKGKKLHEPLDLALLFVGRELQSSDLNMNKHADSALLDLLKISFARSNTSVAFPYVSTSEDVLLENSLISGFAEACGDMGIGNVAFHGSCSMDGANHEEITTLHSVQDYLIKRMEESHRGKTDLVVFCNEGSQAVKNVDKTQSEGEVLSNLISSVEESGAKYAVLYVSDPSRSIQYPSYRDLQRFLAESTAGNESTNSTICDEVCQLKSSLLEGILVGIVLLIILISGLCCMMGIDTPTRFETPQE; this is encoded by the exons ATGGTGCTGCCGCTATTTGCTGctttcattctcttttttgcttttattcCGAATGGATTGTTAGCAGTTCCTTCCACCGTCCCCGCATTCCTTTGGTCATCACATTATGAACT GGCCTCTGAAAATGGATTGAAGGAATCTGTAAATTACCAAGTCATTTCTCCAAAAGATCTAGCAAAATCTGTTTTTTCTGAAGCAGGCTGGTCAAATTTTCTG TGCAAAGGAAAGAAACTTCATGAGCCTCTGGATCTGGCACTCTTATTTGTTGGTAGAGAG TTACAATCTTCAGATTTAAACATGAACAAACATGCAGACTCAGCTCTTTTGGACCTGCTCAAG ATCTCTTTCGCCAGATCCAACACTTCTGTGGCGTTTCCCTATGTTTCTACATCAGAGGATGTGCTTTTGGAAAACTCATTGATTTCAGGATTTGCTGAAGCCTGTGGAGATATGGGAATTGGCAATGTTGCTTTCCATGGATCTTGCTCCATGGATGGGGCAAATCATGAAGAAATCACAACTTTGCACTCAGTTCAA GACTATTTGATCAAGAGGATGGAAGAGAGTCACAGAGGGAAAACAGATTTGGTTGTGTTCTGCAATGAAGGCTCTCAAGCTGTTAAAAATGTAGACAAGACACAATCTGAAG GGGAAGTTTTATCCAATCTTATCAGTTCTGTGGAGGAATCTGGTGCAAAATATGCCGTTCTTTATGTGTCGGATCCCTCCAGGTCAATCCAGTATCCTTCTTACAGGGATCTGCAAAGATTTCTAGCAGAAAGTACAGCCGGGAATGAATCAACCAATTCCACAATTTGTGATGAAGTCTGCCAGCTTAAATCATCTCTTCTAGAGGGAATTTTAGTG GGTATAGTTTTGCTAATAATTTTGATATCGGGCCTTTGCTGCATGATGGGAATTGACACCCCAACAAGATTTGAGACGCCACAAGAGTAA
- the LOC100807692 gene encoding ABC transporter G family member 15 isoform X2, with amino-acid sequence MEIESSAAATDNNNWGGRGVEREMPYSGFDRGTFLAWQDLRVVIPNFGKGPTKRLLNGLNGYAEPGRIMAIMGPSGSGKSTLLDSLAGRLSKNVVMTGNVLLNGKKKGIGAGYGVVAYVTQEDVLLGTLTVKETISYSAHLRLPTSMSKEEVNSIIDGTIIEMGLQDCADRLIGNWHLRGISGGEKKRLSIALEILTRPRLLFLDEPTSGLDSASAFFVVQTLRNVARDGRTVISSIHQPSSEVFALFDDLFLLSGGETVYFGEAKSAIEFFAEAGFPCPRKRNPSDHFLRCINSDFDIVTATLKGSQRIHDVPNSADPFMNLATAEIKATLVEKYRRSTYARRAKNRIQELSTDEGLQPPTQHGSQASWWKQLLTLTKRSFVNMCRDVGYYWLRIIIYIIVSICVGTVYFDVGYSYTSILARGACGAFISGFMTFMSIGGFPSFIEEMKVFYRERLNGYYGVAAYILANFLSSFPFLVAIALTSSTITYNMVKFRPGISHFVFFFLNIYSCISVIESLMMVVASLVPNFLMGIITGAGIIGIMMMTSGFFRLLSDLPKPVWRYPISYISYGSWAIQGSYKNDLLGLEFDPLLPGDPKLSGEYVITHMLGIELNHSKWWDLAALFVILICYRLLFFTVLKFKERASPLFQTLYAKRTIQQLEKRPSFRKMPSFPSQRHQPLHSLSSQDGLDSPLH; translated from the exons ATGGAGATAGAATCATCAGCAGCGGCCACCGATAACAACAATTGGGGTGGTCGTGGTGTTGAGAGAGAGATGCCATACAGTGGCTTTGACAGAGGAACCTTCTTGGCTTGGCAAGATCTGAGAGTGGTGATTCCTAACTTTGGAAAGGGACCAACCAAGAGGTTGCTTAATGGACTCAATGGCTATGCTGAGCCTGGTAGAATCATGGCTATTATGGGTCCTTCTGGCTCTGGAAAATCCACCCTTCTTGATtcacttgcag GTAGACTCTCAAAAAATGTGGTCATGACAGGAAATGTTCTTCTCAATGGGAAGAAAAAAGGCATAGGAGCCGGCTACGGTGTTGTT GCATACGTAACTCAAGAAGATGTGCTGCTTGGAACACTTACTGTGAAGGAGACCATATCCTACTCAGCCCATCTACGTCTTCCAACATCAATGAGCAAAGAAGAAGTTAACAGCATCATTGATGGAACAATCATAGAAATGGGTCTTCAAGACTGTGCTGATAGGTTAATTGGTAACTGGCACTTGAGAGGGATAAGTGGAGGGGAGAAGAAGAGACTTAGCATTGCACTTGAGATTCTTACAAGGCCTCGCTTACTGTTCCTTGATGAACCAACCAGTGGACTTGATAGTGCCTCTGCATTTTttgttgttcaaactcttagaAATGTTGCTCGTGATGGAAGGACTGTCATCTCTTCCATTCATCAACCAAGCAGTGAAGTCTTTGCACTCTTTGATGACCTCTTCTTACTATCTGGGGGCGAAACAGTTTATTTTGGAGAAGCAAAATCGGCAATTGAG tTTTTTGCTGAAGCTGGTTTCCCTTGTCCACGTAAAAGAAATCCTTCTGATCACTTCCTACGATGTATCAATTCTGATTTCGACATTGTAACAGCTACACTGAAGGGATCTCAAAGAATTCAT gATGTTCCAAATTCAGCAGATCCTTTCATGAATTTGGCTACAGCAGAGATTAAGGCAACACTAGTTGAGAAATATAGGCGTTCAACATATGCCAGAAGGGCAAAAAACAGAATTCAAGAACTGTCTACCGAT GAAGGGCTTCAACCTCCAACACAACATGGAAGTCAAGCTAGTTGGTGGAAGCAACTATTAACGTTGACAAAGAGATCATTTGTGAACATGTGTAGAGATGTGGGTTACTACTGGTTGAGGATCATAATTTACATCATTGTATCCATATGTGTGGGAACCGTTTATTTTGATGTTGGCTATAGCTACACTTCCATCCTGGCCCGTGGTGCCTGCGGTGCATTTATATCAGGATTTATGACATTCATGTCAATTGGTGGCTTTCCATCATTTATTGAAGAAATGAAG GTATTTTATCGAGAAAGGCTAAATGGATACTATGGAGTAGCAGCATATATTTTAGCCAACTTCCTTTCTTCATTCCCATTCTTGGTTGCAATTGCTCTGACATCTAGCACCATTACGTATAACATGGTGAAATTCAGGCCAGGAATCAGTCActttgtgtttttctttctcaacatcTACAGCTGCATCTCGGTAATAGAGAGCCTCATGATGGTTGTAGCTTCACTTGTTCCAAATTTCCTCATGGGAATAATTACAGGGGCTGGAATAATA GGAATCATGATGATGACCTCCGGATTCTTCAGGTTGCTCTCTGATCTTCCAAAGCCGGTTTGGCGCTACCCAATTTCATATATCAGTTATGGTTCTTGGGCAATccag GGTTCCTACAAGAATGACTTGCTTGGGCTTGAGTTTGATCCTCTGTTACCTGGTGACCCAAAATTGAGTGGAGAATACGTCATCACACACATGTTAGGCATTGAATTAAACCATTCCAAGTGGTGGGACTTAGCAGCTCTATTTGTGATTCTCATATGTTACAGACTTCTCTTCTTTACTGTTCTCAAGTTCAAGGAGAGAGCATCCCCATTGTTTCAGACACTCTATGCCAAGAGAACCATACAACAGCTTGAAAAAAGACCCTCTTTCAGGAAGATGCCATCTTTCCCTTCACAGAGGCATCAACCCCtccattcactttcttctcaaGATGGTCTTGATTCTCCACTCCACTAA
- the LOC100808225 gene encoding biotin synthase, mitochondrial yields the protein MFLARPIFRAPSLWALHSSYAYSSASAAAIQAERAIKEGPRNDWSRDQVKSIYDSPILDLLFHGAQVHRHAHNFREVQQCTLLSIKTGGCSEDCSYCPQSSKYDTGVKGQRLMNKEAVLQAAKKAKEAGSTRFCMGAAWRDTLGRKTNFNQILEYVKDIRDMGMEVCCTLGMLEKQQAVELKKAGLTAYNHNLDTSREYYPNIITTRTYDERLQTLEFVRDAGINVCSGGIIGLGEAEEDRVGLLHTLSTLPTHPESVPINALVAVKGTPLEDQKPVEIWEMIRMIATARIVMPKAMVRLSAGRVRFSMPEQALCFLAGANSIFTGEKLLTTPNNDFDADQLMFKVLGLLPKAPSLHEGETSVTEDYKEAASSS from the exons ATGTTTTTGGCGAGACCCATTTTCCGAGCACCCTCCCTTTGGGCGTTGCACTCTTCCTACGCGTATTCCTCTGCCTCAGCAGCTGCAATTCAAGCTGAGAGAGCCATCAAAGAAGGACCCAGAAACGATTGGAGCCGAGACCAAGTCAAATCCATCTACGACTCTCCCATTCTCGATCTTCTCTTCCATGGG gcTCAAGTTCACAGACATGCTCATAACTTCAGGGAAGTTCAGCAGTGTACTCTTCTGTCTATCAAAACAGGAGGGTGCAGTGAAGATTGTTCCTATTGTCCTCAATCCTCTAAGTATGATACAGGAGTCAAAGGCCAACGCCTTATGAACAAGGAAGCTGTTCTACAGGCTGCAAAGAAg GCAAAAGAGGCTGGGAGCACTCGCTTTTGTATGGGTGCTGCATGGAGGGATACACTGGGAAGAAAGACCAACTTCAACCAGATCCTTGAATATGTGAAAGACATAAG GGACATGGGAATGGAGGTTTGTTGCACCCTTGGCATGCTGGAGAAACAGCAGGCTGTTGAACTCAAGAAGGCAGGTCTCACTGCCTATAATCACAATCTTGACACTTCAAGGGAGTATTATCCAAACATCATCACAACAAGGACTTATGATGAGCGTCTTCAAACCCTTGAGTTTGTTCGTGATGCAGGGATCAATGTTTGTTCTG GAGGAATTATAGGGCTTGGAGAAGCAGAGGAGGATCGTGTAGGTTTGTTACATACATTGTCAACACTTCCCACCCATCCAGAGAGTGTTCCTATTAATGCACTTGTTGCTGTAAAGGGAACCCCTCTTGAGGATCAGAAG CCTGTTGAAATATGGGAGATGATTCGCATGATAGCAACTGCACGTATCGTAATGCCAAAAGCAATGGTCAGGTTATCAGCTGGCAGAGTTCGATTCTCCATGCCTGAGCAGGCATTGTGCTTTCTTGCTGGTGCAAATTCTATATTCACTGGTGAAAAGCTTCTCACTACTCCTAACAATGATTTTGATGCTGATCAACTCATGTTTAAAGTTCTTGGACTTCTCCCAAAAGCTCCAAGCTTACATGAAGGTGAAACTAGTGTGACAGAAGATTATAAGGAAGCAGCTTCTTCTAGTTGA
- the LOC100809292 gene encoding isoleucine--tRNA ligase, cytoplasmic — protein sequence MDDVCEGKDFTFPKQEEKILDFWSQIDAFHTQLSLTQDKPEYIFYDGPPFATGLPHYGHILAGTIKDIVTRYQSMTGHHVTRRFGWDCHGLPVENEIDKKLGIKKREDILKLGIDKYNEECRAIVTRYVSEWETVITRTGRWIDFKKDYKTMDLNFMESVWWVFAQLFKKKLVYKGFKVMPYSTGCKTPLSNFEAGQNYKDVSDPEVFITFPVVGDQDDASFVAWTTTPWTLPSNLALCINANFTYVKVRNKYSGKVYIVAESRLSAIHNPKEKPKEAVVNSSNNVPKNINAKTKGASGGKTENVLDSFEVLEKFSGATLVGTKYEPLFDYFKELSDTAFRIVADNYVTDDSGTGVVHCAPAFGEDDFRVCIDNQILSKDKLTVAVDDDGCFTEKITDFSGCYIKHADKDIIEAVKAKGRLVKSGAFTHSYPFCWRSQTPLIYRAVPSWFVRVESLKEKLLENNKKTYWVPDFVKDKRFHNWLENARDWAISRSRFWGTPLPIWISEDEEEVVVIDSVAKLEELSGVKVFDLHRHNIDHITIKSDSGRVLRRVDDVFDCWFESGSMPYAYIHYPFENVELFEKNFPGHFIAEGLDQTRGWFYTLMVLATALFGKPAFRNLICNGLVLAEDGKKMSKSLKNYPSPTEVINDYGADALRLYLINSPVVRAEPLRFKKEGVYGVVRDVFLPWYNAYRFLVQNAKRVEVEGLAPFVPFDQATLLNSTNVLDQWINSATQSLIHFVRQEMDGYRLYTVVPYLLKFLDNLTNIYVRFNRKRLKGRSGEEDCRIALSTLYHVLLLSCKVMAPFTPFFTEVLYQNMRKVSNGSEESIHYCSFPTEEGRRGERIEQSVSRMMTIIDLARNIRERHNKPLKTPLREMVIVHPDADFLDDINGKLKEYVLEELNVRSLVPCNDTLKYATLRAEPEFSVLGKRLGKSMGIVAKEIKAMSQENILAFENAGEVVIANQCLKLTDIKVLRDFKRPDGMTEKEVDAAGDGDVLVILDLRPDESLFEAGAAREIVNRIQKLRKKVALDPTDMVEVYFESLDDDKSVSQRVLHSQESYIRDAIGSQLLPNSLMPAHAVVLGEERFHGIASMSFGITLTRPALMFNQKAILSLFTGDAKSAYKLQTYLLSRDHLKLKSEFQDGNGKKIVDSIEQLPAVEVVLGQHVFFTVGDYSLAGKSD from the exons ATGGACGACGTTTGCGAAGGCAAGGACTTCACGTTTCCGAAGCAGGAGGAGAAGATTCTGGACTTCTGGTCCCAAATCGACGCATTCCACACTCAGCTATCTCTGACGCAAGACAAGCCGGAGTACATCTTCTACGATGGCCCTCCCTTCGCCACCGGCCTCCCTCACTACGGTCACATCCTCGCCGGCACAATCAAGGACATCGTCACGCGCTACCAGTCCATGACCGGCCATCACGTCACGCGCCGCTTCGGCTGGGATTGCCACGGCCTCCCCGTCGAGAACGAGATCGACAAGAAGCTTGGCATCAAAAAGCGCGAGGACATCCTCAAGCTCGGAATCGACAAGTACAACGAGGAGTGCCGCGCCATCGTCACGCGCTACGTCTCTGAGTGGGAGACCGTCATCACGCGCACCGGAAGGTGGATCGACTTTAAGAAAGATTACAAAACCATGGACCTCAACTTCATGGAGTCCGTCTGGTGGGTTTTCGCCCAGCTGTTCAAGAAAAAACTTGTCTATAAAGGTTTCAAG GTCATGCCGTATAGCACTGGCTGCAAAACGCCGCTCTCTAATTTTGAGGCTGGTCAGAATTATAAG GATGTATCTGATCCTGAAGTATTTATCACGTTTCCAGTCGTGGGTGATCAGGATGATGCATCTTTTGTAGCATGGACAACGACTCCATGGACTCTTCCTAGCAATCTTGCACTGTGCATCAATGCCAATTTTACCTATGTGAAG GTTCGCAATAAGTACTCTGGTAAAGTTTATATTGTTGCTGAATCTCGTCTGTCTGCAATCCATAACCCTAAGGAGAAGCCCAAAGAAGCTGTTGTTAATAGTTCAAATAATgttcctaaaaatataaatgcaaAGACCAAGGGAGCTTCAGGTGGAAAAACTGAAAATGTGTTGGATTCTTTTGAAGTGCTGGAGAAATTCTCAGGGGCAACATTAGTGGGGACAAA GTATGAACCATTATTTGATTACTTCAAGGAGTTATCTGATACAGCTTTTAGAATTGTTGCCGACAATTATGTTACCGACGATAGTGGTACTGGTGTTGTCCATTGTGCCCCTGCTTTTGGTGAAGATGATTTCCGTGTTTGCATTGATAATCAAATTCTTAGCAAG GATAAATTAACTGTAGCTGTTGATGATGATGGCTGCTTTACTGAAAAAATCACTGACTTTAGTGGGTGCTACATCAAACATGCTGACAAAGATATCATTGAAGCTGTAAAG GCAAAGGGTAGACTGGTTAAATCTGGAGCTTTTACACATTCTTATCCATTCTGCTGGAGATCTCAGACCCCTCTTATTTACAGAGCTGTTCCAAGCTG GTTTGTTAGAGTGGAGTCGTTGAAAGAGAAATTGTTGGAAAACAATAAGAAGACCTACTGGGTCCCTGATTTTGTCAAG GATAAGCGATTTCACAATTGGCTGGAAAATGCAAGAGATTGGGCAATTAGTCGTAGTAGATTTTGGGGGACCCCTCTCCCTATATGGATTAGTGAGGATGAGGAGGAAGTAGTTGTCATAGATTCTGTTGCAAAACTTGAAGAGCTTTCAGGTGTAAAG GTGTTTGACCTTCATCGTCACAACATTGATCATATTACAATTAAATCTGACAGTGGCCGTGTACTTCGACGTGTTGATGAT GTCTTTGACTGCTGGTTTGAGAGTGGATCCATGCCGTATGCGTATATCCATTATCCTTTTGAAAATGTTGAGCTTTTTGAGAAGAATTTCCCTGGCCATTTTATTGCTGAAGGGCTGGATCAAACACGTGGTTG GTTTTATACCCTTATGGTGCTGGCTACTGCTTTATTTGGCAAGCCTGCATTTAGGAATCTAATCTGCAATGGACTAGTCCTGGCCGAAGATGGGAAAAAGATGAGTAAAAGCTTGAAAAATTATCCTTCACCGACGGAAGTTATTAATGATTATGGAGCG GATGCCTTGCGATTGTACCTTATCAACTCACCTGTTGTGCGTGCTGAGCCACTTCGTTTCAAGAAAGAAGGAGTTTATGGTGTT GTTAGGGATGTTTTCCTCCCTTGGTATAATGCATATCGGTTCCTTGTTCAAAATGCAAAGAGGGTTGAAGTTGAAGGTCtagcaccttttgttccctttGATCAGGCCACACTTCTGAACTCAACGAATGTTCTTGATCAATGGATTAACTCAGCCACCCAAAGCCTTATTCATTTTGTCCGACAAGAAATGGATGGTTATCGCCTTTACACA GTGGTTCCTTACCTTCTGAAGTTTCTTGATAACCTTACAAATATTTATGTAAGGTTCAATCGTAAGAGACTTAAAGGTCGTTCTGGGGAAGAAGACTGCAGGATAGCACTATCAACTCTTTACCAT GTGCTTTTGTTATCCTGTAAAGTGATGGCTCCTTTTACACCTTTCTTCACTGAGGTGCTCTATCAAAATATGCGAAAAGTTTCTAATGGATCAGAGGAAAGCATACACTATTGCAGTTTTCCTACAGAAGAAGGAAGG AGGGGAGAACGAATTGAGCAGAGTGTTTCAAGGATGATGACAATAATTGATCTAGCCAGAAACATTCGTGAGCGTCACAACAAGCCTCTTAAGACTCCACTAAG GGAGATGGTTATAGTTCATCCCGATGCAGACTTCCTTGATGACATAAATGGAAAATTGAAGGAG TATGTGCTGGAGGAACTCAATGTACGATCCCTTGTACCATGTAATGATACTTTAAAATATGCCACTTTACGCGCCGAGCCTGAATTTAG TGTTTTAGGCAAAAGACTTGGAAAATCAATGGGCATTGTTGCCAAAGAAATCAAAGCAATGTCACAGGAAAACATTTTGGCTTTTGAGAATGCTGGAGAAGTCGTCATTGCAAATCAATGTTTGAAGCTGACTGATATTAAG GTTCTCCGTGATTTTAAACGACCTGATGGTATGACTGAGAAGGAGGTTGATGCTGCTGGAGATG GTGATGTTCTAGTGATATTGGACTTGCGTCCTGATGAGTCATTGTTTGAGGCTGGTGCTGCTCGAGAG ATTGTTAATAGGATTCAGAAGTTACGGAAGAAAGTTGCTCTTGACCCAACTGACATGGTGGAGGTTTACTTTGAATCATTAGATGATGACAAATCGGTCTCTCAGAGAGTTTTGCATTCACAG GAATCCTACATCAGAGATGCTATTGGTAGTCAGTTGCTTCCAAATTCTCTAATGCCTGCACATGCA GTTGTCCTTGGCGAAGAGAGGTTCCATGGGATAGCCAGCATGTCATTTGGTATCACTTTGACAAGACCTGCATTGATGTTTAACCAAAAAGCCATTCTTTCACTGTTTACAG GTGATGCAAAAAGTGCATATAAGTTGCAAACTTATCTGCTATCAAGAGATCATTTGAAGTTGAAGTCTGAGTTTCAAGATGGAAATGGAAAG AAAATTGTCGATTCAATTGAACAGCTACCTGCTGTGGAAGTGGTTCTTGGTCAGCATGTCTTTTTCACTGTGGGGGACTATTCCCTTGCTGGAAAATCTGACTGA